The Rhizobium leguminosarum bv. trifolii WSM1325 genome has a window encoding:
- a CDS encoding Alcohol dehydrogenase GroES domain protein (PFAM: Alcohol dehydrogenase GroES domain protein; Alcohol dehydrogenase zinc-binding domain protein~KEGG: ret:RHE_PC00142 L-idonate 5-dehydrogenase protein), translated as MKAIVIHAAKDLRIEEREPEVAGAGQVEIAIEAGGICGSDLHYYNHGGFGTVRLREPMILGHEIAGTVKALGSDVADLAVGDRVAVSPSRPCNHCQYCLKGQQNHCLNMRFYGSAMPMPHIQGGFRQRLVAERWQCHKVADGISIHEAAFAEPFAVTLHAANRAGSLLGKRVLVTGCGPIGMLAIVAARVLGAREIVATDVTDSVLAIARTSGADRTINVATHASDLAAYSAEKGYFDVMFEASGNERAVRSGLETLKPRAVLVQLGLGGDVSIPQNMIVAKEIEMRGTFRFHEEFALAVELINARRVDLKPLLTGVFKIEEAVAAFELAGDRSKSMKVQIAF; from the coding sequence ATGAAAGCCATCGTCATTCATGCCGCCAAGGATCTGAGGATCGAAGAGCGCGAGCCGGAGGTTGCGGGCGCCGGGCAGGTGGAGATTGCCATCGAAGCCGGCGGCATCTGCGGTTCCGACCTGCATTATTACAATCACGGCGGTTTCGGCACCGTTCGCCTGCGCGAACCGATGATCCTTGGCCATGAGATCGCCGGCACGGTCAAGGCGCTGGGTTCCGACGTCGCCGATCTTGCCGTCGGAGACCGTGTCGCGGTTTCACCGAGCCGGCCGTGCAACCATTGCCAATATTGCCTGAAGGGGCAGCAAAACCATTGTCTCAACATGCGGTTCTACGGCAGTGCCATGCCGATGCCGCACATTCAGGGCGGCTTTCGCCAGCGGCTGGTGGCGGAGCGTTGGCAGTGCCACAAGGTCGCGGACGGCATTTCCATTCACGAGGCCGCCTTTGCCGAACCCTTTGCGGTGACGCTGCATGCGGCAAACCGCGCCGGGTCGCTGCTAGGCAAACGGGTGCTGGTCACCGGTTGCGGCCCCATTGGGATGTTGGCGATCGTCGCGGCGCGCGTCCTCGGCGCCCGTGAGATCGTCGCGACCGACGTGACCGACAGCGTTCTGGCGATTGCGCGCACCAGCGGCGCCGACCGAACGATCAATGTTGCCACGCATGCTTCCGACCTCGCGGCCTACAGTGCCGAAAAGGGATATTTCGATGTCATGTTCGAAGCGTCGGGAAATGAGCGGGCGGTGCGCTCGGGCCTAGAAACGCTTAAGCCTCGCGCTGTTCTCGTGCAGCTCGGCCTTGGCGGCGATGTTTCCATTCCGCAGAATATGATCGTTGCGAAGGAAATCGAGATGCGCGGCACATTCCGTTTTCACGAGGAATTTGCGCTCGCCGTCGAACTGATCAACGCGCGTCGCGTCGATCTGAAGCCGCTGCTGACAGGTGTCTTTAAGATTGAAGAGGCCGTCGCCGCCTTCGAATTGGCCGGCGATCGCAGCAAGTCCATGAAAGTCCAGATCGCCTTCTGA
- a CDS encoding transcriptional regulator, LacI family (PFAM: periplasmic binding protein/LacI transcriptional regulator; regulatory protein LacI~SMART: regulatory protein LacI~KEGG: ret:RHE_PC00141 LacI family transcription regulator) codes for MKNEDEPKVKRLKPGDAQKLTMAEVAKYVGVSAMTVSRAFRQDASVSEETRKRIMEAVDALGYVLDLSAGSLSSRRSGFIAALVPSINNSNFSDTARGMTDALENTGLQLLLGYTDYSSEKEEELIEAMLRRRPEGIILTGGSHTARARRMLAKAGIPVVETWELPEDPINQVVGFSNSEAMALLVRTLASQGYRKFGYIGGTTARDTRGSQRRSGFQRTVEELGLGPGRMISFGVPPITMEQGGQAIVSLLERWPDTEVVLCVSDLSAFGAIMECTRRGMKVPRDIAIAGFGDYEISSICHPRITTINVDCYGIGRQAAARLLDTLHTGEATGDEITLTGYKVVLRESTDRNGAPTA; via the coding sequence GTGAAAAACGAGGATGAGCCGAAAGTCAAACGTCTCAAGCCGGGAGACGCTCAAAAGCTGACGATGGCGGAGGTCGCCAAATATGTCGGCGTTTCTGCCATGACCGTTTCGCGTGCCTTTCGCCAGGACGCGAGCGTTTCCGAGGAGACCCGAAAGCGCATCATGGAGGCGGTCGACGCACTCGGTTATGTGCTCGACCTGTCTGCCGGCAGTCTTTCGTCAAGGCGAAGCGGCTTCATCGCTGCCCTGGTGCCCTCAATCAACAATTCGAATTTTTCCGACACTGCGCGGGGCATGACCGATGCACTGGAAAATACCGGCCTTCAGCTCCTCCTCGGCTATACCGACTATTCGTCGGAGAAAGAGGAAGAACTGATCGAGGCTATGCTGCGCCGCCGGCCGGAAGGCATCATCCTGACCGGTGGCTCGCATACGGCGCGCGCGCGGCGCATGCTGGCAAAAGCCGGCATTCCCGTTGTCGAAACCTGGGAGCTTCCGGAAGATCCGATCAATCAGGTTGTCGGGTTTTCCAACAGCGAGGCGATGGCCCTGTTGGTGCGGACGCTTGCCAGTCAGGGATATCGGAAGTTCGGCTATATCGGTGGAACGACGGCGCGCGATACGCGCGGCAGCCAGCGGCGAAGCGGTTTCCAGAGAACAGTCGAAGAACTCGGCCTCGGACCGGGACGAATGATTTCCTTCGGCGTGCCGCCCATCACCATGGAGCAGGGCGGCCAGGCGATCGTCAGCCTGCTGGAACGCTGGCCGGACACGGAAGTGGTTCTCTGTGTCTCCGACCTTTCCGCCTTTGGCGCCATCATGGAATGCACGCGCAGGGGAATGAAGGTTCCAAGGGACATCGCCATTGCCGGTTTCGGCGACTATGAGATCTCGTCCATCTGTCATCCGCGCATCACCACCATCAATGTGGATTGTTATGGCATCGGCCGTCAGGCCGCCGCCCGCCTGCTGGATACCCTCCATACCGGCGAGGCGACCGGCGATGAGATCACGTTGACCGGCTACAAGGTTGTCTTGCGCGAAAGCACGGACCGCAACGGCGCACCGACAGCTTGA